One Erythrobacter sp. SDW2 genomic region harbors:
- the rapZ gene encoding RNase adapter RapZ: MTGRLEILLVTGVSGAGKTTALRVLEDLGWEMIDNFPIRLLPPLLHDISGSANPTPLAIGFDSRTRGFVPQHIIDLVKQLADRPDLNVSTLFLDCGSTELERRFNETRRHHPMARGRSAIEGIRAERELMEPLRRWSEAVIDTSALASNELQQLIRERFGHDEPAMQAITVSSFGFARGMPPLADLVFDMRFLDNPHWVPNLREQTGLDPAVGEYITGRGDFDEVFHRIRDLVLSLLPRYKAQGKAYVHIAFGCTGGRHRSVYTAETMAGVLRDAGYAPTVIHRNLTSRAADQFEGPQT, translated from the coding sequence ATGACAGGGCGCCTCGAAATCCTGCTGGTCACCGGAGTCTCCGGCGCGGGCAAGACCACTGCATTGCGCGTGCTGGAAGACCTGGGCTGGGAAATGATCGACAATTTCCCGATCCGCCTGCTGCCGCCGTTGCTGCACGACATCAGCGGCTCGGCCAATCCAACGCCGCTCGCCATCGGTTTCGATTCGCGCACCCGCGGCTTTGTGCCGCAGCATATCATCGACCTGGTCAAGCAGCTGGCCGACCGGCCCGACCTCAATGTCAGCACGCTGTTCCTCGATTGCGGGAGCACCGAGCTGGAACGGCGCTTCAACGAGACGCGGCGGCACCACCCGATGGCGCGAGGCCGCTCGGCCATCGAAGGCATCAGAGCCGAGCGCGAGCTGATGGAACCGCTGCGACGCTGGTCGGAAGCGGTGATCGATACAAGCGCGCTTGCCTCGAACGAGCTGCAGCAGCTGATCCGCGAAAGGTTCGGGCATGACGAACCGGCTATGCAGGCAATCACTGTCAGCAGCTTCGGTTTCGCTCGCGGCATGCCGCCGCTGGCCGACCTGGTGTTCGACATGCGTTTCCTCGACAATCCGCACTGGGTACCGAACCTGCGCGAACAGACCGGGCTCGATCCTGCCGTGGGCGAGTACATCACCGGTCGGGGCGACTTCGACGAAGTGTTCCATCGCATCCGCGATCTCGTGCTGTCGCTGCTGCCCCGCTACAAGGCGCAGGGCAAGGCCTATGTCCACATCGCCTTCGGCTGCACCGGCGGGCGCCACCGCTCGGTCTATACCGCCGAGACCATGGCCGGTGTGCTGCGCGATGCCGGCTATGCGCCGACGGTCATCCACCGCAATCTTACTTCCCGCGCGGCCGACCAGTTCGAAGGGCCGCAAACCTGA
- a CDS encoding PTS sugar transporter subunit IIA, whose protein sequence is MIGLILVTHGRLADQFVEAMEHVVGHQEAIETVCIGPSDDVEQRRAEIAEKIAKVDSGEGAIVLTDLFGGTPSNLAISLLDAGRIEVIAGINLPMLIRLSGARKTMDVVSAVNAGQEAGRNYITVASEFLGHAEAPPKKKAS, encoded by the coding sequence ATGATCGGACTCATTCTCGTCACCCATGGCCGCTTGGCCGACCAGTTCGTGGAGGCGATGGAACACGTCGTCGGCCACCAGGAAGCGATCGAGACCGTGTGCATCGGTCCCAGTGACGATGTCGAACAACGCCGCGCCGAAATCGCCGAGAAGATTGCCAAGGTCGACAGCGGCGAAGGGGCGATCGTCCTGACCGACCTGTTTGGCGGGACTCCGTCGAACCTTGCCATCTCGTTGCTCGACGCCGGCCGCATCGAAGTGATCGCCGGAATCAACCTGCCGATGCTGATCCGCCTATCGGGCGCGCGCAAGACGATGGACGTCGTTTCCGCCGTCAATGCCGGGCAGGAAGCTGGACGCAACTATATCACCGTCGCCTCCGAATTCCTCGGCCACGCCGAGGCGCCGCCGAAGAAAAAGGCCTCATGA
- a CDS encoding HPr family phosphocarrier protein, which yields MSAARRTVTIVNQRGLHARASAKFVGAVATLPEGVAVTVAKDGNEAAGGSILGLMMLGAARGDCIEIVVAGEGENEVLEQLCAMVEDGFGEE from the coding sequence ATGAGCGCGGCGCGGCGGACGGTCACTATCGTCAACCAACGCGGCCTGCACGCGCGCGCCAGTGCCAAGTTCGTCGGCGCGGTGGCGACGCTGCCGGAAGGCGTGGCGGTGACTGTGGCCAAGGACGGCAACGAGGCGGCCGGCGGTTCGATCCTCGGTCTGATGATGCTGGGTGCGGCCAGGGGCGACTGTATCGAGATCGTCGTCGCCGGCGAAGGTGAGAACGAGGTGCTGGAGCAGCTCTGCGCCATGGTCGAAGACGGTTTCGGCGAAGAGTAG
- a CDS encoding RNA methyltransferase — MPRRQITGFSNPTVKYLRSLREKKHRKAAGKFLAEGLRLLTDARECGRVPEILVMAEDRDPHPLLDALEAAVEAEGGEVIETSDDILAKITGKSNPQTVAGVFGEWDTSLKALDRNSAKIWLVAQALRDPGNLGTMLRTGDAVGAGGLILIDDCADPFSVEAVRASMGAVFTQQLAMARWEVFLPWLRSGPGSEHGGQLVAASLRDAVPYRSAPYVGPCFILVGNESQGLPEDYELACDLRVTMPMMGRADSLNAAVAGAVLAYEVLASLG; from the coding sequence ATGCCGCGTCGGCAGATCACCGGATTCTCCAACCCCACGGTCAAATATCTCCGCTCGTTGCGGGAGAAGAAACACCGCAAGGCGGCGGGCAAGTTCCTGGCCGAAGGGCTGCGCCTGCTGACCGATGCGCGCGAATGCGGGCGAGTGCCCGAAATTCTTGTGATGGCGGAAGATCGCGACCCGCATCCGCTGCTCGATGCGCTGGAGGCGGCCGTCGAGGCGGAAGGCGGCGAAGTTATCGAGACTTCAGACGATATCCTTGCCAAGATCACTGGCAAATCCAACCCGCAGACAGTCGCCGGGGTGTTTGGCGAGTGGGATACCTCGCTGAAGGCGCTGGACCGCAATTCCGCGAAGATCTGGCTGGTGGCACAGGCGCTCCGCGATCCCGGCAATCTCGGCACCATGCTGCGCACCGGCGACGCAGTGGGCGCGGGCGGGCTGATCCTGATCGACGACTGCGCCGATCCCTTCAGCGTCGAGGCCGTGCGCGCCAGCATGGGCGCGGTGTTCACCCAGCAGTTGGCGATGGCGCGGTGGGAGGTTTTTCTGCCGTGGCTGCGGTCCGGGCCTGGTTCAGAGCATGGGGGCCAGCTGGTCGCCGCGAGCCTGCGCGACGCGGTGCCTTATCGCAGCGCCCCCTATGTCGGCCCCTGCTTCATCCTGGTCGGCAATGAGTCACAAGGATTGCCCGAGGATTACGAGCTGGCTTGCGACCTGCGGGTGACCATGCCGATGATGGGGCGTGCAGACAGTCTCAATGCGGCGGTCGCGGGCGCGGTACTCGCATATGAGGTGCTGGCTTCACTTGGATGA
- a CDS encoding Crp/Fnr family transcriptional regulator — protein sequence MRDLLAKYGRIAPLRADEERALIGLATTRRSYSPGTALIVGELDEPDQLFIVDEGRLFASIDLPGGERAITRLYFPGDIIGTANIPFDKATHSITVCSDAALYLFPRGHLAEAFSSLPRIAAIFYTFAAMENAILHDRLVSIGRTRGVSRLAALILEIAARQSLLHEPAGDCFRLGLTQAEIGDAIGLTQVQVNRLFRELDKAGVIARSDGWISIVDKPALIEIGQFTDRYEHLDLSWFSEND from the coding sequence ATGCGGGATTTGCTGGCAAAATACGGCAGGATCGCGCCGCTCCGTGCCGACGAGGAGCGGGCGCTGATCGGTCTCGCCACGACCAGGCGCAGCTATTCGCCGGGCACCGCGCTGATAGTGGGCGAGCTGGACGAACCCGATCAGCTGTTCATCGTCGATGAAGGGCGGCTGTTCGCCTCGATCGACCTGCCGGGCGGCGAGCGGGCGATTACCCGGCTGTATTTTCCCGGCGACATTATCGGCACGGCCAATATCCCGTTCGACAAGGCGACGCACAGCATCACCGTCTGCTCGGATGCGGCGCTCTACCTCTTTCCCCGCGGGCATCTGGCCGAAGCGTTCAGCTCGCTGCCACGCATCGCCGCCATCTTCTACACCTTCGCGGCAATGGAAAACGCCATCCTGCATGACCGGTTGGTATCGATCGGCCGTACCCGCGGCGTGTCGCGGCTGGCTGCACTGATTCTCGAGATCGCCGCCCGCCAGAGTCTGTTGCACGAACCGGCCGGCGACTGCTTCCGGCTCGGGCTGACCCAGGCCGAGATCGGCGATGCGATCGGACTGACCCAGGTGCAGGTCAACCGGCTGTTCAGGGAACTTGACAAGGCCGGCGTCATTGCCCGGAGCGATGGATGGATTTCCATCGTCGACAAGCCGGCGCTGATCGAGATCGGTCAATTCACCGATCGCTACGAGCACCTCGACCTGTCGTGGTTCAGCGAGAACGACTGA
- a CDS encoding DNA recombination protein RmuC, with product MEIYLVIGIIGLALGALLGWLWASREAAAGRHTAESLRLQLDGVTAERDEARLAVKAAEERAQVLAVEKAGLERDAANFEKQQRLLVEAREEMLKEFQNTGNAVLGKAQEAFLARAAERFGHAEKASEEKLRALLAPVGDRLKSYEEQVKALEEKRVDAFGQLAGVIEEMRKGQDEVKREAQRLGNSLTNAPKARGRWGERALQNLLEQCGLAEHTDFMMEHSIDTEDGRLRPDAIVRIPGGKMLVIDSKVSLNAYQEAFEAIDEDTRARAMGEHVRSMRNHVQTLGAKSYQSQFEEAPDYVVMFVPGEHFVAAALEHDPDLWNFAFDKRVLLATPTNLVAIARTVAQVWRQDGLAREAQEIGRMGAELYGRLKTAADHLKRVGGGLETAVNNYNKFVGSFERNVLSSGKRLAEKGIEIASEIEDVPLVESAPRYTASDLLDDDKEAAE from the coding sequence ATGGAAATCTATCTCGTGATCGGCATTATCGGTCTCGCCCTCGGTGCGCTCTTGGGCTGGCTTTGGGCTTCGCGCGAAGCGGCGGCGGGGCGGCACACGGCCGAATCCCTGCGGCTGCAACTGGATGGCGTGACAGCCGAGCGGGATGAAGCCCGGCTGGCGGTCAAGGCCGCCGAGGAGCGGGCCCAGGTGCTCGCGGTCGAGAAGGCAGGGCTGGAGCGGGACGCGGCCAATTTCGAGAAGCAGCAGCGGCTGCTGGTCGAAGCGCGCGAGGAAATGCTGAAAGAGTTCCAGAACACCGGCAATGCCGTCCTCGGCAAGGCGCAGGAAGCTTTCCTCGCCCGCGCGGCCGAACGTTTCGGCCATGCCGAAAAAGCCAGCGAGGAGAAGCTGCGCGCGTTGCTCGCCCCTGTCGGCGACCGGCTCAAGAGCTACGAGGAGCAGGTCAAGGCGCTGGAGGAAAAGCGCGTCGATGCCTTCGGCCAGCTGGCGGGCGTGATCGAGGAAATGCGCAAGGGTCAGGACGAGGTGAAGCGCGAGGCGCAGCGGCTTGGCAATTCGCTGACCAACGCCCCCAAGGCGCGCGGGCGCTGGGGCGAGCGTGCGCTGCAGAACTTGCTCGAACAATGCGGTCTCGCCGAGCACACCGACTTCATGATGGAACATTCGATCGACACCGAGGACGGGCGGCTGCGCCCCGATGCGATCGTGCGCATACCCGGCGGCAAGATGCTGGTGATCGATTCCAAGGTCTCGCTCAACGCCTACCAAGAGGCTTTCGAGGCGATTGACGAGGACACGCGCGCGCGGGCGATGGGCGAGCATGTCCGCTCCATGCGCAATCACGTCCAGACGCTTGGGGCCAAAAGCTACCAGAGCCAGTTCGAAGAAGCGCCAGACTATGTCGTGATGTTCGTGCCGGGCGAACATTTCGTTGCCGCGGCGCTCGAACACGATCCCGACCTGTGGAATTTTGCCTTCGACAAGCGGGTGTTGCTGGCGACTCCTACGAATCTGGTGGCGATTGCGCGGACCGTGGCGCAGGTCTGGCGGCAGGATGGCCTCGCGCGCGAGGCGCAGGAGATCGGCCGCATGGGGGCGGAGCTTTACGGTCGGCTCAAGACCGCGGCGGATCACTTGAAGCGGGTCGGGGGCGGGCTCGAGACGGCAGTCAACAATTACAACAAGTTCGTCGGCTCGTTCGAACGCAACGTGCTTTCTTCCGGCAAGCGGCTGGCGGAAAAAGGTATCGAGATCGCCAGCGAGATCGAAGATGTGCCGCTGGTCGAAAGCGCGCCCCGCTATACTGCTTCCGACCTGCTCGACGACGACAAGGAAGCTGCCGAATAG
- a CDS encoding DUF1622 domain-containing protein, whose translation MFEDDFLRALSGTVSQLFEITGIAVIVIGTLIAIGMFALSVPQREAREGHGPDPVTGFRRNLGRSILVGLELLVAADIIRTVAVDPSMQSVLVLGLIVLIRTFLSFSLEVEINGRWPWQKKEPAGK comes from the coding sequence ATGTTCGAAGACGACTTCCTTCGCGCTCTGTCCGGAACCGTCTCCCAGCTGTTCGAGATCACCGGTATCGCGGTGATCGTGATCGGCACGCTGATAGCCATCGGCATGTTCGCCCTGAGTGTTCCTCAGCGCGAGGCCAGAGAGGGGCATGGGCCGGATCCGGTAACCGGATTCCGCCGCAACCTCGGGCGCTCGATCCTGGTCGGGCTGGAACTGCTGGTTGCAGCCGACATCATCCGCACTGTCGCCGTCGATCCCAGCATGCAAAGCGTACTGGTACTGGGGCTGATCGTGCTGATCCGGACGTTCCTCAGCTTCAGTCTCGAAGTCGAGATCAACGGTCGCTGGCCATGGCAGAAGAAGGAACCCGCAGGCAAATGA
- a CDS encoding four-helix bundle copper-binding protein, with protein sequence MSIKEMIKEHPQVGADWNDHLGEAVKHAMYCAAICNSCADACSAEEMDMRQCIRLCMDCADICAATYRVASRRTGGNVGVIESMLRTCVTACEVCADECEKHDNDHCRRCARMCRECADDCLKALNEMAQHA encoded by the coding sequence ATGTCGATCAAGGAAATGATCAAGGAACACCCGCAGGTGGGGGCCGATTGGAACGATCACCTCGGTGAGGCGGTCAAGCATGCGATGTACTGCGCCGCGATCTGCAACAGTTGTGCAGATGCCTGCAGCGCGGAGGAAATGGACATGCGGCAATGCATCCGCCTGTGCATGGATTGCGCCGACATTTGCGCTGCAACCTATCGCGTCGCTTCGCGCCGGACCGGCGGCAATGTGGGCGTGATCGAGAGCATGCTGCGGACCTGCGTTACCGCTTGCGAAGTCTGTGCGGACGAGTGCGAAAAGCACGACAACGACCATTGCCGTCGCTGCGCCCGCATGTGCCGCGAATGCGCGGACGATTGCCTGAAGGCGCTCAACGAGATGGCGCAGCACGCCTGA
- the def gene encoding peptide deformylase, which translates to MAIREILEVPDPRLKVVSEPVTEFDDELRTLVEDMFETMYDAPGIGLAAIQVGVPKRVLVIDLQPDDPDAEPEECHHDGHKHYHQPTKREPRVFVNPEILDPAEELATYQEGCLSVPEIYADVDRPATCTVRYQDLDGKVHTEAMEGLMATCIQHEMDHLEGILFIDHLSRLKRSMALKKLQKLRAA; encoded by the coding sequence ATGGCTATTCGCGAAATCCTGGAAGTGCCGGATCCCCGGCTCAAAGTTGTGTCCGAACCCGTGACGGAGTTCGATGACGAGCTGCGCACGCTGGTCGAGGACATGTTCGAAACGATGTATGACGCCCCCGGTATCGGCCTGGCGGCGATCCAGGTCGGCGTGCCCAAGCGGGTGCTGGTGATCGATCTCCAGCCCGATGATCCCGATGCCGAGCCGGAAGAGTGCCACCATGACGGGCACAAGCATTACCACCAGCCGACCAAGCGCGAGCCGCGGGTGTTCGTGAACCCCGAGATCCTCGATCCGGCGGAGGAACTGGCGACCTATCAGGAAGGCTGCCTCTCGGTCCCCGAGATCTATGCCGATGTCGATCGCCCGGCGACCTGCACGGTCCGTTACCAGGACCTCGACGGCAAGGTGCATACCGAGGCGATGGAAGGCCTGATGGCGACCTGCATCCAGCACGAGATGGACCACCTCGAGGGCATATTGTTCATCGATCACCTGAGCCGGTTGAAGCGCAGCATGGCGCTCAAGAAGCTGCAGAAACTGCGCGCCGCCTGA
- the recR gene encoding recombination mediator RecR, whose translation MASQEIEQLASALARLPGLGPRSARRAVLWLVKRRDSALPGLLEALEAVRDRLVECATCGNVDTQDPCGICADPRRDAKSLCVVEDVADLWALDRARLYTGRYHVLGGKLSALDGVRPEDLNIASLLGRVEAGGIDEVVLAMNATLEGQTTSHYLAERLEAFPVRITQLAHGLPVGGELDYLDEGTLAQALRARRPVG comes from the coding sequence ATGGCATCGCAAGAGATCGAGCAGCTGGCCTCCGCCCTCGCGCGGCTTCCCGGCCTCGGCCCGCGCTCGGCGCGGCGGGCGGTGCTGTGGCTGGTCAAGCGCCGCGACAGCGCGCTGCCCGGCCTGCTCGAAGCGCTGGAGGCGGTGCGCGACCGGCTGGTCGAATGCGCCACCTGCGGCAATGTCGATACGCAGGACCCGTGCGGCATTTGCGCCGACCCGCGCCGCGATGCCAAATCGCTCTGCGTGGTCGAGGACGTGGCGGACCTGTGGGCGCTCGACCGGGCCAGGCTCTACACCGGGCGCTACCACGTGCTCGGCGGCAAGCTCTCCGCCCTCGACGGCGTGCGGCCGGAAGACCTCAACATCGCCAGCCTGCTGGGCCGGGTCGAGGCGGGCGGGATCGACGAGGTCGTCCTCGCCATGAACGCCACGCTGGAGGGCCAGACGACCAGCCACTACCTCGCCGAGCGGCTGGAGGCCTTCCCGGTGCGGATCACCCAGCTGGCGCATGGGCTGCCGGTGGGGGGCGAGCTCGACTATCTCGATGAAGGGACTTTGGCCCAGGCCTTGCGGGCGCGGCGGCCGGTCGGCTGA
- the fmt gene encoding methionyl-tRNA formyltransferase, whose protein sequence is MRIIFMGTPEFAVPTLRALVAAWHEVAAAYTQPPRPAGRGKKLQPSPVQKAAEELGIEVRSPKSLKSAEEQAAFAALGADVAVVAAYGLILPQAVLDAPMHGCLNVHASILPRWRGAAPIHRAIMAGDPVTGVTIMQMEAGLDTGPMLATIRTPIEDKTTGELTEELAELGAKLMVQTLRELDKHVAVTQDDEYATYAPKIDKAEARIDWSLPAQQVVRLIHGLAPSPGAWSEVNGERVKLLRAVAVEGNDTPGQVLDNQLTIACGTGAIRPERLQRAGKPPMGREEFLRGNPVAAGTIVL, encoded by the coding sequence ATGCGTATCATTTTCATGGGAACCCCGGAATTCGCCGTGCCGACCCTGCGCGCGCTAGTGGCGGCGTGGCACGAGGTCGCCGCCGCCTATACCCAGCCGCCGCGCCCGGCAGGCCGTGGCAAGAAGCTCCAGCCCTCGCCCGTGCAGAAGGCCGCCGAGGAGCTGGGGATCGAGGTCCGCTCACCCAAGTCGCTCAAGTCGGCGGAGGAGCAGGCGGCGTTCGCCGCGCTCGGGGCCGACGTTGCGGTGGTGGCAGCCTATGGCCTGATCCTGCCGCAGGCGGTGCTCGATGCCCCCATGCATGGCTGCCTCAACGTCCACGCCTCGATCCTGCCGCGCTGGCGCGGGGCGGCGCCGATCCACCGGGCCATCATGGCGGGTGATCCGGTGACCGGCGTCACCATCATGCAGATGGAGGCGGGGCTCGACACCGGCCCGATGCTGGCGACGATCCGCACGCCGATCGAGGACAAAACTACCGGCGAACTGACCGAGGAACTGGCCGAGCTGGGCGCCAAGCTGATGGTCCAGACCCTGCGCGAGCTCGACAAGCATGTCGCGGTGACACAGGACGACGAATACGCGACCTACGCCCCCAAGATCGACAAGGCCGAAGCGCGGATCGACTGGTCGCTGCCAGCCCAGCAGGTGGTGCGCCTCATCCACGGTCTCGCCCCCAGCCCCGGCGCGTGGTCCGAAGTGAATGGCGAACGGGTGAAACTGCTGCGGGCGGTTGCGGTTGAAGGGAACGACACCCCCGGCCAGGTGCTCGACAACCAGCTTACCATCGCCTGCGGCACGGGCGCGATCCGGCCCGAGCGGCTCCAGCGCGCTGGCAAACCGCCGATGGGGCGCGAGGAGTTCCTGCGCGGAAATCCGGTGGCGGCGGGGACGATTGTCCTATGA
- the truA gene encoding tRNA pseudouridine(38-40) synthase TruA gives MTRFALTLEFDGTPFQGLQRQAHGPSVQQAVEEAAHGVTGEEVTLHSAGRTDTGVHALAMRSHFDVETSLTPFRMMEALNAHLRPNPIAVTHCEVVPDDWHARFSCIGRSYVYRIANRRAPLTLERDRAWQVPQELDHEAMHRAARALVGRHDFTTFRSAHCQAQSPVKTLDRLDVEREGEHVLIHAAARSFLHHQVRSMVGCLALVGMGRWREEQVAEALAARERQALGLNAPPHGLYFVEAVYPDET, from the coding sequence TTGACCCGCTTCGCCCTCACCCTCGAATTCGACGGCACGCCGTTCCAGGGCCTGCAGCGGCAGGCGCATGGGCCGAGTGTGCAGCAGGCGGTCGAGGAAGCCGCGCACGGGGTGACCGGAGAGGAAGTGACGCTGCACAGCGCCGGACGGACCGACACCGGCGTCCACGCCCTCGCCATGCGCAGCCATTTCGATGTCGAGACCTCGCTCACCCCGTTCCGCATGATGGAGGCGCTCAACGCCCATCTGCGGCCGAACCCCATCGCTGTCACCCATTGCGAGGTCGTTCCGGATGACTGGCATGCCCGCTTCAGCTGCATCGGGCGCAGCTATGTCTATCGCATCGCCAACCGCCGCGCGCCGCTGACGCTGGAGCGTGACCGGGCATGGCAAGTGCCGCAAGAGCTCGACCACGAGGCGATGCACCGCGCCGCGCGGGCGCTGGTCGGGCGGCATGACTTCACCACTTTCCGCTCCGCCCATTGCCAGGCACAAAGCCCGGTCAAGACGCTCGACCGGCTCGATGTCGAGCGGGAAGGCGAGCATGTGCTGATCCACGCCGCTGCCCGCAGCTTCCTGCATCACCAGGTCCGCAGCATGGTCGGCTGTCTCGCCCTCGTTGGCATGGGCCGCTGGCGCGAGGAGCAGGTGGCCGAAGCGCTGGCGGCGCGCGAGCGGCAGGCGCTCGGCCTCAATGCCCCGCCGCATGGGCTGTACTTCGTCGAGGCGGTCTACCCGGACGAGACCTGA
- a CDS encoding zinc-binding dehydrogenase, translating into MTTGKQLFTTLEADGTLTVAIEEVTVPEPTGNQVLVKMEAAPINPSDLAILTGAADLGNASYSPGKYVATMPEPFNTGSKARHGAKLPAGNEGAGTVVATGDSDMAKALMGQRVACVPGNAYSQYCIADAMMCLPLGDVSCEDGASAFVNPMTALGFVENARMDGQKAILHTAAASNLGQMLIKICQEDGIELVNIVRKAEHVDMLKGLGAKWVVNSSDPDFMKQLREAIDATDAFYGFDPIGGGQATDTAFKAMEQVAVSKMTEYSRYGSNQPKRMFIYGRLDMGPTILTPSYGFGWTLSGWLLTPFLQQAGMETMMRMRQRVLSNITTTFASSYKRKVNLEEMLTKDAVLDYRAMKTGEKYLVTPWG; encoded by the coding sequence ATGACCACCGGCAAACAACTCTTCACCACGCTCGAAGCGGACGGCACCCTCACCGTCGCTATCGAGGAAGTGACCGTGCCCGAGCCGACCGGCAACCAGGTCTTGGTCAAGATGGAAGCGGCCCCGATCAACCCGTCCGACCTTGCGATCCTGACCGGCGCAGCCGACCTCGGGAACGCCAGCTACTCGCCCGGCAAGTATGTCGCCACCATGCCCGAACCCTTCAACACCGGTTCCAAGGCGCGCCACGGGGCCAAGCTGCCCGCCGGCAACGAAGGCGCCGGCACTGTCGTCGCTACCGGTGACAGCGACATGGCCAAGGCGCTGATGGGCCAGCGTGTCGCCTGCGTGCCGGGCAATGCCTACAGCCAGTACTGCATCGCCGATGCGATGATGTGCCTGCCGCTGGGCGATGTCAGCTGCGAGGATGGCGCGTCGGCCTTCGTCAACCCGATGACTGCGCTGGGCTTCGTCGAGAACGCCCGGATGGACGGGCAGAAGGCCATCCTCCACACCGCCGCCGCCTCCAACCTCGGCCAGATGCTGATCAAGATCTGTCAGGAAGACGGCATCGAACTGGTCAACATTGTCCGCAAGGCCGAGCATGTCGATATGCTCAAGGGCCTCGGCGCGAAGTGGGTGGTCAATTCATCCGACCCCGATTTCATGAAGCAGTTGCGCGAAGCCATCGACGCGACCGATGCCTTCTACGGCTTCGATCCGATCGGCGGCGGGCAGGCGACCGACACTGCCTTCAAGGCGATGGAGCAGGTGGCCGTCAGCAAGATGACCGAATATTCGCGCTATGGCTCGAACCAGCCGAAGCGGATGTTCATCTATGGCCGGCTCGACATGGGGCCGACCATCCTGACCCCCAGCTACGGCTTCGGCTGGACCTTGTCGGGCTGGCTGCTGACCCCGTTCCTGCAGCAGGCGGGGATGGAAACCATGATGCGGATGCGCCAGCGGGTGCTGAGCAACATCACCACCACCTTTGCCAGCAGCTACAAGCGCAAGGTCAACCTTGAGGAAATGCTGACCAAGGATGCGGTGCTGGATTATCGGGCGATGAAGACCGGCGAGAAGTATCTCGTTACGCCTTGGGGCTAG
- a CDS encoding asparaginase has protein sequence MNQPLLRPRIRILATGGTIAGSGGSAFGSGYTPGQNSVGHMVAEIKALGIDAALDPVEIASIGSQDIGWTEWDRLHAEVLQAQADDSICGVIVTHGTDTAEETAFLLDLTLDAGKPVVLVGAMRPADAVGSDGMRNFANGVRVASDPASAGRGVMVVMGDTVFAASDVRKAATSNIDAFRGFPRGPLARVTPTSLDWFGPAARAGEKARFGWPARLPRIAILTAGAGMDAKPVEALLGIGCEGVVLAGMGQGNAPRVVLDALQSAVAAGVPVVRSSRVDEGMVDRNVEVDDDARGLVAARALGPAKARILLALLVAHGITEPAAVQAEFDRR, from the coding sequence ATGAACCAGCCCCTTCTCCGGCCCCGCATCCGCATCCTCGCCACGGGGGGGACGATCGCCGGCAGTGGCGGCTCTGCCTTCGGCAGCGGCTATACTCCCGGGCAGAATTCGGTCGGACATATGGTCGCCGAGATCAAGGCGCTGGGGATCGACGCAGCGCTCGACCCGGTCGAAATAGCCAGCATCGGCTCGCAGGATATCGGGTGGACCGAATGGGACCGCCTCCACGCCGAAGTGCTGCAGGCGCAGGCCGATGACAGCATCTGCGGCGTGATCGTCACCCACGGTACCGACACGGCCGAGGAAACCGCCTTCCTGCTCGACCTGACGCTCGATGCCGGAAAGCCCGTGGTGCTGGTCGGCGCGATGCGACCCGCCGATGCGGTGGGCAGCGACGGGATGCGCAATTTCGCCAATGGCGTGCGCGTGGCGAGCGATCCGGCCTCGGCTGGGCGCGGCGTGATGGTGGTAATGGGCGACACGGTCTTCGCCGCCAGCGACGTGCGCAAGGCCGCGACGAGCAATATCGATGCCTTCAGGGGCTTTCCGCGCGGGCCGCTGGCGCGGGTCACGCCGACCAGCCTCGACTGGTTCGGCCCTGCGGCGCGGGCGGGCGAGAAGGCACGCTTTGGCTGGCCGGCGCGGCTGCCGCGCATCGCCATCCTGACCGCCGGGGCGGGGATGGATGCCAAGCCGGTCGAGGCGCTGCTTGGCATCGGCTGCGAAGGGGTGGTGCTGGCAGGCATGGGGCAAGGCAATGCCCCGCGTGTGGTGCTCGACGCGCTTCAGTCGGCGGTAGCAGCAGGCGTGCCCGTGGTGCGCTCAAGCCGGGTCGATGAAGGCATGGTCGACCGCAATGTCGAGGTCGATGACGACGCGCGCGGCCTGGTGGCAGCACGCGCACTCGGCCCGGCCAAGGCGCGGATCCTGCTCGCCCTGCTGGTTGCGCACGGGATCACCGAGCCTGCCGCAGTGCAGGCAGAGTTCGACCGGCGCTAG